One genomic segment of Anguilla anguilla isolate fAngAng1 chromosome 2, fAngAng1.pri, whole genome shotgun sequence includes these proteins:
- the LOC118220166 gene encoding neuronal PAS domain-containing protein 4-like isoform X2, translating to MTREGKLIYVSENVTEYLGFSMVDLLQGDSFYSMVERKELNIVKSHLEDHCTDVMEKAFVCRMHTSKSLRVRQGGSCTMLVRGRFQSVPQSSAACPDLDRAFVALCTPTVNRLKDDDLHKLPQSFRTVHRPDMTFMHACESVPFYLGYSSEDIIGRSWYNLLHPEDLVLGVEAHKILLQLNDGTPVEMILRLQCTDWSWKRLYVRAAKDTGKQTVTCTNHIISETEAEFLVQKIYTDIHGPSRCTHLRKSSQRPALPHICLCQNNGAVTGLKRQRLPSSPSEQPPKKTSRFMDPEVSGTVPTNQACEEGSSLADHWGAMSPTSSHSPAPSHSPTIQEEEAESDFLLEIYDPEELLSLQEGLPSYLSFQDSRCGPSGPLSASESLQPIVGHGFPLSDINEASTRSPEPCPSPSLSYDFPSCPADARLVPDCLPTPVAYEGLSDCTFHPEALVQPTNDSASAGSFFAPLPDPAPPVTSDLSPSPTSGVSSGSVFPYSQEEQEEISILAWQISSMASSFDTYRFADHEARTLGNGYERASPDRSGCGSVSDPPAQVTSAAGRMFSWSQPTPRPVKPELVLDEGVIDCILKDLGRVPGVDSLSCSGPVSSSGPVATIGPRSGQQALGAAATIHSDVLSFAALVEDLSHEQPLGGATALDTHILTTGPQENIELNQLNHFIHRDHQQGKFTVRYTQV from the exons ATGACCAGAGAGGGAAAGCTCATATACGTGTCTGAGAATGTGACGGAGTACCTGGGCTTCTCAATG GTGGATCTACTTCAAGGGGACAGTTTCTATTCCATGGTGGAGAGGAAGGAGTTGAACATAGTGAAATCGCACCTGGAAGATCACTGCACTGATGTCATGG AAAAAGCCTTTGTTTGTCGGATGCACACCTCCAAGTCGCTTCGGGTCCGACAAGGCGGGAGCTGCACTATGCTGGTCAGGGGCCGCTTCCAGTCcgtcccacaatcctctgcggCGTGCCCCGACCTCGACCGAGCCTTCGTCGCGCTCTGCACCCCGACCGTGAATAGGCTGAAAGACGACGACCTCCACAAGCTCCCGCAAAGTTTCCGGACCGTCCACCGGCCCGACATGACTTTTATGCACGCGTGTGAGAG TGTGCCATTTTATCTTGGCTACTCATCGGAGGACATCATTGGACGATCCTGGTACAACCTCCTGCACCCAGAGGACCTAGTTTTAGGTGTAGAGGCGCACAAGATTTTGC TGCAGTTAAATGATGGTACACCAGTAGAGATGATCCTGAGGCTACAGTGCACAGATTGGTCTTGGAAACGGCTGTACGTTCGAGCTGCAAAGGATACTGGGAAACAGACTGTGACCTGCACCAATCATATCATCAG TGAAACAGAGGCGGAGTTTCTGGTGCAGAAAATCTACACCGACATCCACGGACCTTCGAGATGCACCCATCTTCGGAAATCCTCCCAGAGACCTGCACTGCCTCACATCTGCCTGTGTCAGAATAATGGTGCCGTCACGGGGCTGAAGAGACAGAGATTACCCAGCAGTCCGAGTGAacagccccccaaaaaaaccagcaggttCATGGACCCTGAGGTATCCGGCACAGTTCCAACCAACCAGGCCTGTGAAGAGGGCAGTTCCCTGGCAGACCACTGGGGGGCGATGTCCCCAACCTCCTCACATAGCCCTGCTCCCTCCCATTCGCCCACCATTCAAGAAGAGGAAGCAGAATCAGACTTCCTGCTCGAAATCTATGACCCCGAGGAGCTGCTGTCGCTCCAGGAGGGACTTCCTTCCTACCTCTCCTTCCAGGACTCCCGCTGTGGGCCGTCTGGCCCCCTCTCCGCCTCCGAATCTCTCCAGCCTATCGTAGGCCACGGCTTCCCCCTGAGCGACATCAACGAGGCGTCGACCCGGTCTCCAgagccctgcccctccccctccctttcatACGATTTCCCAAGCTGCCCTGCGGACGCGCGATTGGTCCCCGACTGCCTGCCGACGCCCGTCGCCTACGAGGGGCTGTCGGACTGCACCTTCCACCCGGAAGCCCTTGTCCAGCCCACAAACGACTCAGCGAGCGCCGGCTCTTTCTTCGCCCCCCTGCCCGACCCTGCCCCGccggtgacctctgacctctccccctcccccacctcaggCGTCAGCAGCGGTAGCGTGTTCCCGTACagccaggaggagcaggaggagatcAGCATCCTCGCTTGGCAGATCTCCTCAATGGCCAGCAGCTTCGACACGTACCGCTTCGCGGACCACGAGGCCCGAACCCTGGGGAACGGGTACGAGAGGGCCTCCCCTGACCGCAGCGGCTGCGGCAGCGTCTCCGACCCACCCGCCCAGGTGACCAGCGCCGCAGGCCGAATGTTCAGCTGGTCCCAGCCGACACCGCGCCCAGTCAAACCAGAGCTGGTCCTGGACGAGGGCGTCATCGACTGCATCCTGAAGGATCTGGGCAGGGTTCCTGGGGTAGACTCGCTGTCCTGCTCCGGACCCGTCTCCAGTTCTGGCCCGGTGGCCACCATTGGGCCCAGGAGTGGCCAGCAGGCCCTAGGTGCCGCCGCTACGATTCACTCAGACGTACTATCCTTCGCTGCCCTAGTGGAGGACCTATCCCATGAGCAGCCACTAGGCGGTGCCACTGCACTGGACACACACATCCTGACAACAGGACCCCAAGAGAACATCGAGTTGAATCAACTCAACCACTTCATACACAGGGACCACCAGCAAGGTAAATTTACTGTCAGGTATACTCAGGTGTGA
- the rrp36 gene encoding ribosomal RNA processing protein 36 homolog isoform X1, translating into MYVCEAILMASKKKQAVPKLKSTEKSPVGKRKKPEVVDPVSSDGEDSELERNFAIFSKQGSSNSAEREQESDFEEDEGDRSSDDGSEPAEQARGPESVGIQGDVESSDGEAESDGDSEDDEDDTSEDDEDDTSEEERTQSEVRNDGKIKTEEEDIKSELSTMSFEDIMKLQNKVGMKVYNEVAYGTKNKQVHEKKKRLNKNRPMEISAKRPAPFLRQVVPVKKPVLRDPRFDDLSGEYKPEIFEKTYSFIHDIKQKEKEMVQKKLRKVKGTKRREQLEQLLKRMVNQEEAHQRQQQQREKQLELKRKQRELVGEGHRPYFLKKSDQRKLELAEKYRDLKRSGKLESFLSKKRKRNATKDRRKLPPKPAAAM; encoded by the exons ATGTACGTTTGTGAAGCTATACTG ATGGCCAGCAAGAAAAAACAGGCGGTTCCAAAACTCAAAAGCACCGAAAAATCTCCGGTTGGGAAGCGTAAGAAGCCGGAGGTGGTAGACCCGGTGAGCAGCGACGGAGAAGACTCGGAGCTAGAGAGAAACTTTGCGATTTTTAGCAAACAGGGCTCGTCGAACAGCGCCGAGCGAGAGCAGGAATCCGATTTTGAAGAAGATGAGGGCGACCGCAGTTCAGATGATGGCAGCGAGCCGGCCGAACAGGCGAGAGGTCCGGAGTCCGTCGGCATCCAAGGAGATGTTGAGAGCAGCGATGGAGAAGCTGAGTCAGACGGCGATTCTGAAGACGATGAGGATGACACTTCTGAAGACGACGAGGATGACACTTCTGAAGAAGAAAGGACGCAATCCGAGGTCAGAaatgatggaaaaataaaaactgaggaGGAGGACATCAAAAGTG AACTTTCAACGATGTCTTTCGAGGACATCATGAAACTGCAGAATAAAGTCGGTATGAAGGTTTACAATGAAGTGGCCTACGggaccaaaaacaaacaggtgCATGAGAAAAAGAAACGCCTGAACAAGAACAG gcCTATGGAGATATCCGCTAAGAGACCAGCTCCTTTTCTAAGACAAGTGGTGCCTGTCAAAAAACCG GTTCTGAGGGACCCTCGTTTTGATGACCTGTCTGGGGAATATAAGCCAGAGATCTTTGAAAAGACCTACAGCTTTATTCACGATataaagcagaaagaaaaagag ATGGTTCAGAAGAAGCTTCGGAAAGTCAAAGGAACCAAGAGGAGggaacagctggagcagctaCTGAAGAGGATG GTGAACCAGGAGGAGGCGCaccagcggcagcagcagcagcgggagAAACAGCTGGAGCTGAAGAGGAAGCAGAGGGAGCTGGTGGGGGAGGGACACAGGCCCTACTTCCTCAAGAAGT CGGACCAGCGCAAGCTGGAGCTGGCGGAGAAGTACCGGGACCTGAAGCGGAGCGGGAAGCTGGAGAGCTTCCTGAGCAAGAAGAGGAAGCGCAACGCCACCAAGGACCGGCGGAAGCTGCCCCCCAAGCCCGCCGCGGCGATGtga
- the LOC118220166 gene encoding neuronal PAS domain-containing protein 4-like isoform X1: MTVCCDSSPMSGKRGNTPSSSPSGTDVSVNRRKVSCKRFRSTKGASKARRDHINAEIRSMRRLLPISPEDQERLSYLHSMSAICTYVRKSLFFQELRPKEEESSCILYEEFLQALPGFIVAMTREGKLIYVSENVTEYLGFSMVDLLQGDSFYSMVERKELNIVKSHLEDHCTDVMEKAFVCRMHTSKSLRVRQGGSCTMLVRGRFQSVPQSSAACPDLDRAFVALCTPTVNRLKDDDLHKLPQSFRTVHRPDMTFMHACESVPFYLGYSSEDIIGRSWYNLLHPEDLVLGVEAHKILLQLNDGTPVEMILRLQCTDWSWKRLYVRAAKDTGKQTVTCTNHIISETEAEFLVQKIYTDIHGPSRCTHLRKSSQRPALPHICLCQNNGAVTGLKRQRLPSSPSEQPPKKTSRFMDPEVSGTVPTNQACEEGSSLADHWGAMSPTSSHSPAPSHSPTIQEEEAESDFLLEIYDPEELLSLQEGLPSYLSFQDSRCGPSGPLSASESLQPIVGHGFPLSDINEASTRSPEPCPSPSLSYDFPSCPADARLVPDCLPTPVAYEGLSDCTFHPEALVQPTNDSASAGSFFAPLPDPAPPVTSDLSPSPTSGVSSGSVFPYSQEEQEEISILAWQISSMASSFDTYRFADHEARTLGNGYERASPDRSGCGSVSDPPAQVTSAAGRMFSWSQPTPRPVKPELVLDEGVIDCILKDLGRVPGVDSLSCSGPVSSSGPVATIGPRSGQQALGAAATIHSDVLSFAALVEDLSHEQPLGGATALDTHILTTGPQENIELNQLNHFIHRDHQQGKFTVRYTQV; this comes from the exons ATGACGGTATGCTGCGACTCCAGTCCAATGAGCGGCAAACGTGGAAACACTCCCTCTTCATCTCCGAGCGGCACTGACGTGAGCGTCAATCGGAGAAAAGTTTCGTGCAAGAGATTCAG GTCGACCAAGGGGGCGTCGAAGGCCCGGAGGGACCACATCAACGCCGAAATCAGGAGCATGCGCCGCCTGCTGCCCATTTCCCCGGAGGACCAGGAGCGCCTCTCCTACCTGCACTCCATGTCGGCCATCTGCACCTACGTCAGGAAGTCCCTCTTCTTCCAAG AGCTTAGGCCCAAGGAAGAAGAGAGTTCCTGTATCCTGTATGAAGAGTTCCTGCAGGCCCTGCCCGGCTTCATCGTGGCCATGACCAGAGAGGGAAAGCTCATATACGTGTCTGAGAATGTGACGGAGTACCTGGGCTTCTCAATG GTGGATCTACTTCAAGGGGACAGTTTCTATTCCATGGTGGAGAGGAAGGAGTTGAACATAGTGAAATCGCACCTGGAAGATCACTGCACTGATGTCATGG AAAAAGCCTTTGTTTGTCGGATGCACACCTCCAAGTCGCTTCGGGTCCGACAAGGCGGGAGCTGCACTATGCTGGTCAGGGGCCGCTTCCAGTCcgtcccacaatcctctgcggCGTGCCCCGACCTCGACCGAGCCTTCGTCGCGCTCTGCACCCCGACCGTGAATAGGCTGAAAGACGACGACCTCCACAAGCTCCCGCAAAGTTTCCGGACCGTCCACCGGCCCGACATGACTTTTATGCACGCGTGTGAGAG TGTGCCATTTTATCTTGGCTACTCATCGGAGGACATCATTGGACGATCCTGGTACAACCTCCTGCACCCAGAGGACCTAGTTTTAGGTGTAGAGGCGCACAAGATTTTGC TGCAGTTAAATGATGGTACACCAGTAGAGATGATCCTGAGGCTACAGTGCACAGATTGGTCTTGGAAACGGCTGTACGTTCGAGCTGCAAAGGATACTGGGAAACAGACTGTGACCTGCACCAATCATATCATCAG TGAAACAGAGGCGGAGTTTCTGGTGCAGAAAATCTACACCGACATCCACGGACCTTCGAGATGCACCCATCTTCGGAAATCCTCCCAGAGACCTGCACTGCCTCACATCTGCCTGTGTCAGAATAATGGTGCCGTCACGGGGCTGAAGAGACAGAGATTACCCAGCAGTCCGAGTGAacagccccccaaaaaaaccagcaggttCATGGACCCTGAGGTATCCGGCACAGTTCCAACCAACCAGGCCTGTGAAGAGGGCAGTTCCCTGGCAGACCACTGGGGGGCGATGTCCCCAACCTCCTCACATAGCCCTGCTCCCTCCCATTCGCCCACCATTCAAGAAGAGGAAGCAGAATCAGACTTCCTGCTCGAAATCTATGACCCCGAGGAGCTGCTGTCGCTCCAGGAGGGACTTCCTTCCTACCTCTCCTTCCAGGACTCCCGCTGTGGGCCGTCTGGCCCCCTCTCCGCCTCCGAATCTCTCCAGCCTATCGTAGGCCACGGCTTCCCCCTGAGCGACATCAACGAGGCGTCGACCCGGTCTCCAgagccctgcccctccccctccctttcatACGATTTCCCAAGCTGCCCTGCGGACGCGCGATTGGTCCCCGACTGCCTGCCGACGCCCGTCGCCTACGAGGGGCTGTCGGACTGCACCTTCCACCCGGAAGCCCTTGTCCAGCCCACAAACGACTCAGCGAGCGCCGGCTCTTTCTTCGCCCCCCTGCCCGACCCTGCCCCGccggtgacctctgacctctccccctcccccacctcaggCGTCAGCAGCGGTAGCGTGTTCCCGTACagccaggaggagcaggaggagatcAGCATCCTCGCTTGGCAGATCTCCTCAATGGCCAGCAGCTTCGACACGTACCGCTTCGCGGACCACGAGGCCCGAACCCTGGGGAACGGGTACGAGAGGGCCTCCCCTGACCGCAGCGGCTGCGGCAGCGTCTCCGACCCACCCGCCCAGGTGACCAGCGCCGCAGGCCGAATGTTCAGCTGGTCCCAGCCGACACCGCGCCCAGTCAAACCAGAGCTGGTCCTGGACGAGGGCGTCATCGACTGCATCCTGAAGGATCTGGGCAGGGTTCCTGGGGTAGACTCGCTGTCCTGCTCCGGACCCGTCTCCAGTTCTGGCCCGGTGGCCACCATTGGGCCCAGGAGTGGCCAGCAGGCCCTAGGTGCCGCCGCTACGATTCACTCAGACGTACTATCCTTCGCTGCCCTAGTGGAGGACCTATCCCATGAGCAGCCACTAGGCGGTGCCACTGCACTGGACACACACATCCTGACAACAGGACCCCAAGAGAACATCGAGTTGAATCAACTCAACCACTTCATACACAGGGACCACCAGCAAGGTAAATTTACTGTCAGGTATACTCAGGTGTGA
- the rrp36 gene encoding ribosomal RNA processing protein 36 homolog isoform X2, whose translation MASKKKQAVPKLKSTEKSPVGKRKKPEVVDPVSSDGEDSELERNFAIFSKQGSSNSAEREQESDFEEDEGDRSSDDGSEPAEQARGPESVGIQGDVESSDGEAESDGDSEDDEDDTSEDDEDDTSEEERTQSEVRNDGKIKTEEEDIKSELSTMSFEDIMKLQNKVGMKVYNEVAYGTKNKQVHEKKKRLNKNRPMEISAKRPAPFLRQVVPVKKPVLRDPRFDDLSGEYKPEIFEKTYSFIHDIKQKEKEMVQKKLRKVKGTKRREQLEQLLKRMVNQEEAHQRQQQQREKQLELKRKQRELVGEGHRPYFLKKSDQRKLELAEKYRDLKRSGKLESFLSKKRKRNATKDRRKLPPKPAAAM comes from the exons ATGGCCAGCAAGAAAAAACAGGCGGTTCCAAAACTCAAAAGCACCGAAAAATCTCCGGTTGGGAAGCGTAAGAAGCCGGAGGTGGTAGACCCGGTGAGCAGCGACGGAGAAGACTCGGAGCTAGAGAGAAACTTTGCGATTTTTAGCAAACAGGGCTCGTCGAACAGCGCCGAGCGAGAGCAGGAATCCGATTTTGAAGAAGATGAGGGCGACCGCAGTTCAGATGATGGCAGCGAGCCGGCCGAACAGGCGAGAGGTCCGGAGTCCGTCGGCATCCAAGGAGATGTTGAGAGCAGCGATGGAGAAGCTGAGTCAGACGGCGATTCTGAAGACGATGAGGATGACACTTCTGAAGACGACGAGGATGACACTTCTGAAGAAGAAAGGACGCAATCCGAGGTCAGAaatgatggaaaaataaaaactgaggaGGAGGACATCAAAAGTG AACTTTCAACGATGTCTTTCGAGGACATCATGAAACTGCAGAATAAAGTCGGTATGAAGGTTTACAATGAAGTGGCCTACGggaccaaaaacaaacaggtgCATGAGAAAAAGAAACGCCTGAACAAGAACAG gcCTATGGAGATATCCGCTAAGAGACCAGCTCCTTTTCTAAGACAAGTGGTGCCTGTCAAAAAACCG GTTCTGAGGGACCCTCGTTTTGATGACCTGTCTGGGGAATATAAGCCAGAGATCTTTGAAAAGACCTACAGCTTTATTCACGATataaagcagaaagaaaaagag ATGGTTCAGAAGAAGCTTCGGAAAGTCAAAGGAACCAAGAGGAGggaacagctggagcagctaCTGAAGAGGATG GTGAACCAGGAGGAGGCGCaccagcggcagcagcagcagcgggagAAACAGCTGGAGCTGAAGAGGAAGCAGAGGGAGCTGGTGGGGGAGGGACACAGGCCCTACTTCCTCAAGAAGT CGGACCAGCGCAAGCTGGAGCTGGCGGAGAAGTACCGGGACCTGAAGCGGAGCGGGAAGCTGGAGAGCTTCCTGAGCAAGAAGAGGAAGCGCAACGCCACCAAGGACCGGCGGAAGCTGCCCCCCAAGCCCGCCGCGGCGATGtga